In Jaculus jaculus isolate mJacJac1 chromosome 23, mJacJac1.mat.Y.cur, whole genome shotgun sequence, the following proteins share a genomic window:
- the Plekhg6 gene encoding pleckstrin homology domain-containing family G member 6 isoform X1 → MQNFGPRNEGPLQGLVASRIETYGGRHGASAQSSTSSVYPGGGIALDPSHGHIQHCVPFAKGPGQLRGLSPLVLREPESEKRYKVHWGAGPPHSPKLKEVTKAHELEVRLHTFSMFGMPRLPPEDRRHWEIGEGGDISVTMEKSWKELVPGHKEMSRQLCHQQEALWELLTTELIYVRKLKVMTDLLAAGLLNLQRVGLLTEVSAETLFGNVPSLIRAHRSFWEETLEPTLEEARSSGEPLDPISLQSGFLSFGQQFQPYVQYCLRVKQTMAYAREQQDTNPLFHTFVQWCERHKRSGRQTLGDLLIKPHQRITKYPLLLQAVLRRSPEPQAQEALNAMIEAVESFLQHINGQVRQGEEQESLMAAAQRIGPYEVLEPSSEEVEKNLRPFSTLDLMSPILGVAPKHTRQLLLEGPVRVKEGREGKLDVYLFLFSDVLLVTKPQRKTDRAKVIRPPIMLEKLVCRPLRDPNSFLVIHLTEFQCVSSALLVHCPSSKDRARWLEKTQQAQAALQKLKAEEYVQQKRELLALYRDQGRQSPSTRPSTPSAEGSQSSADGRTPEPTTTIPLLVVTEGTDEEVPSVPDDTSDSGYGTLIPGSPKDSGSPLLSRLRPRALRRDPRLTFSTLELRDVPLRPQPPDPQAPQRRSAPELPEGLRRGGSLPRGEPPSWSEEEDGTSVPGNVVMETLHRAQRRGQRPDSPTHTDSAGESPWESSEEDDGPRSPASHRHRRPLRAEDMLREIREELASQRIEGAQVPGDGRPRRLTRAQLQRMRGPHVIQLDTPLSTSEV, encoded by the exons ATGCAGAATTTTGGTCCTCGAAATGAGGGCCCCCTCCAAGGCCTGGTAGCTTCCCGCATTGAGACTTACGGGGGCCGCCATGGGGCCTCTGCCCAGAGCTCCACGAGCAGTGTGTATCCCGGAGGAGGCATTGCTCTG gaTCCCAGTCATGGACACATCCAGCACTGCGTCCCCTTTGCCAAGGGTCCTGGCCAGCTCCGAGGCCTGTCCCCTTTGGTGCTGCGAGAACCAGAGTCTGAGAAGAGGTACAAAGTCCACTGGGGGGCTGGCCCCCCTCACTCTCCCAAACTCAAG GAAGTCACCAAGGCCCATGAGCTGGAGGTGAGGCTGCACACATTCAGCATGTTTGGGATGCCCCGCCTTCCCCCTGAGGACCGGAGGCACTGGGAGATAGGAGAAGGTGGTGACATCAGCGTGACCATGGAGAAGTCCTGGAAGGAGCTGGTGCCTGGACACAAG gAGATGAGCAGGCAGCTTTGCCACCAGCAGGAAGCCCTGTGGGAGCTCCTGACCACGGAGCTGATCTACGTGAGAAAGCTGAAGGTCATGACCGAT ctcctgGCTGCCGGTCTGTTGAACTTGCAGCGGGTGGGACTGCTGACCGAG GTATCAGCTGAGACCTTGTTTGGAAATGTCCCCAGCCTGATTCGAGCCCACCGGAGCTTTTGGGAGGAGACGCTGGAGCCCACCCTGGAGGAGGCTCGGTCCTCTGGCGAGCCTCTGGACCCCATCAGCCTGCAAAGTGGCTTCCTGTCG TTTGGCCAGCAGTTCCAGCCGTACGTCCAGTACTGCCTGCGAGTGAAGCAGACCATGGCTTATGCCCGGGAGCAGCAGGACACGAACCCCCTGTTCCACACCTTCGTGCAG TGGTGTGAGAGGCACAAGCGCTCGGGAAGGCAGACGCTGGGCGACCTGCTCATCAAGCCTCACCAGCGCATCACCAAGTACCCGCTGCTGCTGCAGGCCGTGCTAAGGAGGAGCCCCGAGCCGCAGGCCCAAGAGGCCCTGAATGCCATG ATTGAGGCTGTGGAGTCCTTCCTGCAACACATCAACGGACAGGTCCGCCAGGGCGAGGAGCAGGAGAGCCTGATGGCTGCGGCCCAACGCATTGGGCCCTACGAGGTGCTGGAGCCGTCCAGTGAGGAAgtagagaag AACCTTCGTCCATTCTCCACCCTGGACCTGATGTCCCCTATACTTGGAGTTGCCCCCAAACACACAAGGCAGCTGCTGCTGGAGGGACCTGTGCGAGTGAAGGAGGGGCGAGAAGGGAAG CTGGACGTGTACCTCTTCCTCTTTTCCGACGTGCTCCTGGTGACCAAGCCCCAGCGCAAGACGGACAGAGCCAAGGTCATCCGCCCCCCGATCATGCTGGAGAAGCTCGTGTGCCGACCACTGCGGGACCCCA ACAGCTTCCTGGTGATCCACCTCACTGAGTTCCAGTGCGTCTCGAGCGCCCTCCTGGTGCACTGCCCCAGCTCCAAGGATCGTGCTCGGTGGCTGGAGAAGACCCAGCAGGCACAG GCCGCCCTGCAGAAGCTGAAGGCAGAGGAGTATGTCCAGCAGAAGAGGGAGCTCCTGGCCCTGTATCGGGACCAGGGCAGGCAGTCCCCAAGCACCAGGCCCTCCACGCCTTCCGCAGAGGGCTCTCAGAGCAGCGCAGACGGGAG GACCCCCGagcccaccaccaccatcccgCTCCTGGTGGTGACTGAGGGTACAGACGAAGAGGTGCCCTCGGTACCGGACGACACCTCGGACTCTGGCTACGGCACTCTGATCCCGGGTTCCCCCAAGGACTCTGGCTCCCCGCTGCTGAGCAGGCTCCGCCCTAGGGCCCTCCGTCGGGACCCTCGCCTCACCTTCTCCACGCTGGAACTCCGGGATGTCCCCTTGCGCCCCCAGCCCCCCGACCCCCAAGCCCCCCAACGCCGAAGCGCCCCAGAACTGCCGGAAGGGCTACGGAGAGGGGGCAGTCTTCCCAGGGGAGAGCCCCCATCCTGGTCTGAAGAGGAAGATGGCACCTCGGTGCCAGGGAATGTCGTGATGGAGACCCTGCACAGGGCCCAGCGGCGGGGACAGCGCCCGGACTCTCCCACTCACACCGACTCTGCCGGGGAGAGCCCTTGGGAGTCCTCGGAGGAAGATGACGGACCTCGCTCCCCAGCATCGCACCGCCACCGCCGTCCTCTGCGGGCCGAGGACATGCTCAGAGAGATCCGCGAGGAGCTGGCCAGCCAGAGGATTGAGGGCGCCCAGGTGCCTGGGGATGGCAGGCCCCGGAGGCTGACCCGGGCCCAGCTGCAGAGGATGAGGGGACCCCACGTCATACAGCTGGACACTCCCCTGTCCACATC GGAGGTGTGA
- the Plekhg6 gene encoding pleckstrin homology domain-containing family G member 6 isoform X2 — MFGMPRLPPEDRRHWEIGEGGDISVTMEKSWKELVPGHKEMSRQLCHQQEALWELLTTELIYVRKLKVMTDLLAAGLLNLQRVGLLTEVSAETLFGNVPSLIRAHRSFWEETLEPTLEEARSSGEPLDPISLQSGFLSFGQQFQPYVQYCLRVKQTMAYAREQQDTNPLFHTFVQWCERHKRSGRQTLGDLLIKPHQRITKYPLLLQAVLRRSPEPQAQEALNAMIEAVESFLQHINGQVRQGEEQESLMAAAQRIGPYEVLEPSSEEVEKNLRPFSTLDLMSPILGVAPKHTRQLLLEGPVRVKEGREGKLDVYLFLFSDVLLVTKPQRKTDRAKVIRPPIMLEKLVCRPLRDPNSFLVIHLTEFQCVSSALLVHCPSSKDRARWLEKTQQAQAALQKLKAEEYVQQKRELLALYRDQGRQSPSTRPSTPSAEGSQSSADGRTPEPTTTIPLLVVTEGTDEEVPSVPDDTSDSGYGTLIPGSPKDSGSPLLSRLRPRALRRDPRLTFSTLELRDVPLRPQPPDPQAPQRRSAPELPEGLRRGGSLPRGEPPSWSEEEDGTSVPGNVVMETLHRAQRRGQRPDSPTHTDSAGESPWESSEEDDGPRSPASHRHRRPLRAEDMLREIREELASQRIEGAQVPGDGRPRRLTRAQLQRMRGPHVIQLDTPLSTSEV; from the exons ATGTTTGGGATGCCCCGCCTTCCCCCTGAGGACCGGAGGCACTGGGAGATAGGAGAAGGTGGTGACATCAGCGTGACCATGGAGAAGTCCTGGAAGGAGCTGGTGCCTGGACACAAG gAGATGAGCAGGCAGCTTTGCCACCAGCAGGAAGCCCTGTGGGAGCTCCTGACCACGGAGCTGATCTACGTGAGAAAGCTGAAGGTCATGACCGAT ctcctgGCTGCCGGTCTGTTGAACTTGCAGCGGGTGGGACTGCTGACCGAG GTATCAGCTGAGACCTTGTTTGGAAATGTCCCCAGCCTGATTCGAGCCCACCGGAGCTTTTGGGAGGAGACGCTGGAGCCCACCCTGGAGGAGGCTCGGTCCTCTGGCGAGCCTCTGGACCCCATCAGCCTGCAAAGTGGCTTCCTGTCG TTTGGCCAGCAGTTCCAGCCGTACGTCCAGTACTGCCTGCGAGTGAAGCAGACCATGGCTTATGCCCGGGAGCAGCAGGACACGAACCCCCTGTTCCACACCTTCGTGCAG TGGTGTGAGAGGCACAAGCGCTCGGGAAGGCAGACGCTGGGCGACCTGCTCATCAAGCCTCACCAGCGCATCACCAAGTACCCGCTGCTGCTGCAGGCCGTGCTAAGGAGGAGCCCCGAGCCGCAGGCCCAAGAGGCCCTGAATGCCATG ATTGAGGCTGTGGAGTCCTTCCTGCAACACATCAACGGACAGGTCCGCCAGGGCGAGGAGCAGGAGAGCCTGATGGCTGCGGCCCAACGCATTGGGCCCTACGAGGTGCTGGAGCCGTCCAGTGAGGAAgtagagaag AACCTTCGTCCATTCTCCACCCTGGACCTGATGTCCCCTATACTTGGAGTTGCCCCCAAACACACAAGGCAGCTGCTGCTGGAGGGACCTGTGCGAGTGAAGGAGGGGCGAGAAGGGAAG CTGGACGTGTACCTCTTCCTCTTTTCCGACGTGCTCCTGGTGACCAAGCCCCAGCGCAAGACGGACAGAGCCAAGGTCATCCGCCCCCCGATCATGCTGGAGAAGCTCGTGTGCCGACCACTGCGGGACCCCA ACAGCTTCCTGGTGATCCACCTCACTGAGTTCCAGTGCGTCTCGAGCGCCCTCCTGGTGCACTGCCCCAGCTCCAAGGATCGTGCTCGGTGGCTGGAGAAGACCCAGCAGGCACAG GCCGCCCTGCAGAAGCTGAAGGCAGAGGAGTATGTCCAGCAGAAGAGGGAGCTCCTGGCCCTGTATCGGGACCAGGGCAGGCAGTCCCCAAGCACCAGGCCCTCCACGCCTTCCGCAGAGGGCTCTCAGAGCAGCGCAGACGGGAG GACCCCCGagcccaccaccaccatcccgCTCCTGGTGGTGACTGAGGGTACAGACGAAGAGGTGCCCTCGGTACCGGACGACACCTCGGACTCTGGCTACGGCACTCTGATCCCGGGTTCCCCCAAGGACTCTGGCTCCCCGCTGCTGAGCAGGCTCCGCCCTAGGGCCCTCCGTCGGGACCCTCGCCTCACCTTCTCCACGCTGGAACTCCGGGATGTCCCCTTGCGCCCCCAGCCCCCCGACCCCCAAGCCCCCCAACGCCGAAGCGCCCCAGAACTGCCGGAAGGGCTACGGAGAGGGGGCAGTCTTCCCAGGGGAGAGCCCCCATCCTGGTCTGAAGAGGAAGATGGCACCTCGGTGCCAGGGAATGTCGTGATGGAGACCCTGCACAGGGCCCAGCGGCGGGGACAGCGCCCGGACTCTCCCACTCACACCGACTCTGCCGGGGAGAGCCCTTGGGAGTCCTCGGAGGAAGATGACGGACCTCGCTCCCCAGCATCGCACCGCCACCGCCGTCCTCTGCGGGCCGAGGACATGCTCAGAGAGATCCGCGAGGAGCTGGCCAGCCAGAGGATTGAGGGCGCCCAGGTGCCTGGGGATGGCAGGCCCCGGAGGCTGACCCGGGCCCAGCTGCAGAGGATGAGGGGACCCCACGTCATACAGCTGGACACTCCCCTGTCCACATC GGAGGTGTGA